TGCCCAAACCCAAGACGGGTGAAGCGCCGAAGAGCGACTCCGGCCGTTAGCATACGCGACGATGACGCAGCAGACGCTGATGACCCGACGGCGTGAGCGGCCGACCTACGGCCTGCGCCCGGCCGATCGCCGCCGCGACCGGCTCATGACGTATGTGTTCACGGTCGGGGCGGTCGGGGCCATCGCCGCCATCGTGCTCATCTTCGTCTTTGTGGGCCGCGAGGCGTTGCCGGTCTTCTTCTCGGCGGAGGTCCATGAAGAAGTCACACTGTCGAAGATGGTGACGCCGCTGGAGTGGCGCGCCAACAAGCCCAAGACCTTCATCTGGCAGCCGGTCTCGGAGGTTCCCAAGTACTCGCTGCCGCCGCTGCTGCTCGGCTCGCTGAAAGCGACGCTGATCGCGATCCTGTTTGCGACGCCGTTTGCGGTGGGGGCCGCGATGTACTCCTCCGAATTCGCGCCGCGCCGCGCGCGCGAAGTCATCAAGCCGGTGATTGAGATGCTGGCGGGGATCCCGTCGGTGGTGCTGGGCTTTTTCGCGCTGATGGTGCTGGCCGGCTGGCTGAAGGAGGCATTCGACTGGAAGTATCGTCTGAACGCCACAACGGCGGGCATCGCGCTCGGGATCGCCATCATACCGATCATCTACACGGTCGCCGAGGAGGCGCTGCGCGCGGTGCCGCGGCAGTATCGCGAGGCGGCGCAGGCGTTGGGCGCAAACCCGTGGCAGATCGCGCGGCGGGTGGTGTTGCCGGCGGCGGCCCCCGGCATCTTTGCCGCGGTGGCGCTCGGATTCGGACGCGCCATCGGCGAGACGATGATCGTGCTGATGGCTTCGGGCAACGCGGCGACGTGGAGTTTGCCGCTGACCGATTCGGTGCGCACGATGTCGGCCACGATTGCCGCGGAAATGGCCGAAGTCGTCAACGGCTCGGCGCACTATCACGTGCTCTTCTTCATCGGGGGCCTGCTGTTTGTCCTGACGTTCCTGATCAATTTGGTTGGCGAAATGTATGTGGGACGTTTGAAGCGGCGGTTGACCGGACGGGCGGGATGAACGGATGAATCCATCGGCGCCATCATCGTCGAACGCCGAGATTGTCGCCGCGGCGCGCGAAGCGCTGGCGCAGAAATCGCGCTGGACGAAGTGGTTTTCGCCGCTGCCGTTTCTGACCGGGTTCCTGACGCTGTGCGTGGTGGCGATGCTGGCCGTCATCCTGTGGAACA
The nucleotide sequence above comes from bacterium. Encoded proteins:
- the pstC gene encoding phosphate ABC transporter permease subunit PstC, with the translated sequence MTRRRERPTYGLRPADRRRDRLMTYVFTVGAVGAIAAIVLIFVFVGREALPVFFSAEVHEEVTLSKMVTPLEWRANKPKTFIWQPVSEVPKYSLPPLLLGSLKATLIAILFATPFAVGAAMYSSEFAPRRAREVIKPVIEMLAGIPSVVLGFFALMVLAGWLKEAFDWKYRLNATTAGIALGIAIIPIIYTVAEEALRAVPRQYREAAQALGANPWQIARRVVLPAAAPGIFAAVALGFGRAIGETMIVLMASGNAATWSLPLTDSVRTMSATIAAEMAEVVNGSAHYHVLFFIGGLLFVLTFLINLVGEMYVGRLKRRLTGRAG